A region from the Malus domestica chromosome 07, GDT2T_hap1 genome encodes:
- the LOC139197369 gene encoding receptor like protein 22-like, with the protein MSRLTGPIPSWLGNFSKLEYLDFAFNELNGSIPASFSNLTNLQILYLHSNSLSGVVEFQMFQNLQFLYQLQLNWNNIDFVTESRIVNSTVPQFTILGLSFCNIREFPSFLQYQKRLERLDLSRNKIRGQVPKWMWNTSIETLLLLDISSNFISDQPPLVLPWVKLLCIRFSANMFHGSLPIPPPTMREYAAADNNFTGEISPLLCNVKNLQYLDLSKNNLSGMLPQCLGNFSDDLILLLLGNNSFHGIIPQTYNKGSKLRMIDVSHNKLQGQLPRSLVNCIMLEYLVLSNNRFNDVFPIWLGTLLELKLLAMRHNGFHGVIGKSRKNVDFPKLRILDLAYNDFTGAVPSVFPDITVNKSTYMYTDVVYDVNGFTIVNSVDYQLTIATKGLEQYYPKIREEFASFDISCNKFEGKIPEFIGNLKELRSLNLSHNFLTGSIPSSFGNLMKLESLDLSQNKLSGRIPQQLVQLNFLSSFNVSHNNLTGSIPQGTQLTSLNVTSYEGNPGLCGDPLPKKCGDPKAPELPPSTIDEGDSSSEGIFELDWKIVSAGCGSGLVVGVVLADVVITRRPDLFLKIVGMIRQMIRKI; encoded by the coding sequence ATGAGTCGATTAACTGGTCCAATCCCATCTTGGCTAGGCAACTTCAGCAAACTAGAGTACCTAGATTTTGCTTTTAATGAACTGAATGGTTCAATTCCTGCGTCATTTTCCAATCTCACAAACCTTCAGATCCTTTATCTACATTCCAATAGTCTGAGTGGTGTAGTAGAGTTTCAAATGTTTCAAAATCTACAATTTCTTTACCAACTCCAATTAAATTGGAACAATATAGATTTTGTCACTGAATCGAGAATTGTGAATTCAACAGTTCCGCAGTTCACCATTCTAGGATTGAGTTTTTGCAACATAAGAGAGTTTCCATCTTTCTTACAATATCAGAAACGTTTGGAGCGTTTGGACCTTTCTAGAAACAAAATCCGAGGCCAAGTACCAAAATGGATGTGGAACACAAGCATAGAAACTTTGCTATTGTTAGACATTTCTAGTAACTTCATTTCAGACCAACCTCCACTTGTCCTTCCTTGGGTGAAACTGTTATGTATAAGGTTTTCGGCCAACATGTTTCATGGATCACTACCGATACCTCCACCAACCATGCGAGAATATGCAGCTGCAGACAACAACTTTACTGGAGAAATCTCACCGTTGCTTTGCAATGTGAAAAATCTTCAGTATCTTGACTTGTCGAAAAATAACTTGAGTGGCATGCTTCCTCAATGTCTCGGAAACTTTAGTGATGATCTGATTCTTTTACTTCTTGGAAACAACTCTTTTCACGGAATTATTCCTCAGACATACAACAAAGGAAGCAAGTTGAGAATGATTGATGTGAGTCATAACAAGTTGCAGGGGCAGTTGCCGAGGTCATTGGTCAATTGTATAATGCTTGAGTAtcttgttttgtcaaacaatcgATTCAATGATGTTTTCCCCATTTGGTTGGGGACTCTTCTAGAGTTAAAACTTTTGGCAATGCGCCATAATGGATTCCACGGTGTGATTGGAAAGTCTAGAAAGAATGTCGATTTCCCTAAGTTACGCATTCTTGATTTGGCTTACAATGATTTTACTGGTGCGGTTCCATCTGTGTTTCCAGATATTACTGTAAACAAGTCAACATATATGTACACAGACGTAGTTTATGATGTCAATGGATTCACGATTGTTAACAGTGTTGATTACCAACTCACTATAGCAACAAAAGGTTTGGAGCAATACTACCCAAAGATTCGAGAAGAATTCGCATCCTTCGATATCTCATGCAACaaatttgaagggaaaattCCAGAATTCATCGGGAATCTTAAGGAGCTTCGTTCGCTGAATCTATCCCACAACTTTCTCACTGGTTCTATCCCATCATCCTTTGGAAACTTGATGAAGCTTGAATCGTTGGACCTTTCACAAAACAAGCTCTCAGGACGTATCCCCCAACAGCTGGTGCAACTTAATTTTCTTTCCAGTTTCAATGTGTCTCACAACAATCTCACAGGTTCTATACCACAAGGAACCCAGCTTACTTCTTTGAATGTCACTTCATACGAGGGGAACCCAGGGTTGTGTGGAGATCCATTGCCAAAGAAATGTGGAGATCCCAAGGCCCCTGAACTTCCACCTTCAACCATCGACGAAGGTGATTCTAGCTCAGAAGGCATATTTGAATTGGATTGGAAAATTGTTTCGGCCGGATGTGGAAGTGGGTTGGTAGTGGGAGTAGTTCTTGCGGATGTTGTGATCACAAGGAGGCCCGACTTGTTTCTTAAGATTGTTGGAATGATCAGGCAAATGATAAGGAAAATTTAG
- the LOC103419464 gene encoding receptor-like protein 6: MGLLDISIIRMVSKLVLVLLLFHHVVIANSSYSSQKQYPSCPDEEKSALLQFKDSFTIDKSASSSTDAYPKVSSWKPAEGGNSTCCSWEGVKCDEKTGHVIGLDLGSSCLHGSINSNSSLFRLVHLQRLYLSDNNFNYSQIPTSIRNFPNLTHLDLSTSVFSGQVPSELSLLSKLTYLNLAHNLDRLSEEENRPLSEEENRPLLKLEASDLGSLVQNLTSLEVLYLSLVNISSAIPHSMANLSSLKALALVGCHLLGEFPVRIFQLPNLEILSVRYNQDLTGYFPEFNRSSPLMLLKVSYTRFFGNIPSSFGNLDSLQKLDVAQCNFSGGSVPSSLGNLRKLT; this comes from the coding sequence ATGGGGTTACTTGATATCTCCATCATTCGCATGGTTTCAAAACTAGTACTAGTTTTGTTGCTGTTTCATCATGTGGTTATTGCTAACTCTTCCTACTCTTCGCAGAAGCAGTATCCATCTTGCCCTGATGAGGAGAAGTCCGCCCTGCTGCAATTCAAAGACAGCTTTACTATTGACAAATCTGCTTCTAGCTCTACCGATGCTTATCCGAAGGTCTCATCATGGAAACCAGCTGAAGGAGGAAATAGCACCTGCTGCTCATGGGAAGGTGTCAAGTGTGATGAGAAGACGGGTCATGTGATTGGCCTAGATCTCGGTAGCAGCTGTCTCCACGGCTCTATCAACAGCAATAGCAGCCTCTTCCGCCTTGTTCATCTTCAAAGGTTATACCTCTCTGACAATAACTTCAATTACTCTCAAATTCCTACTAGCATTAGGAATTTTCCAAACCTTACTCATCTTGACCTCTCTACCTCTGTCTTTTCTGGTCAAGTCCCTTCTGAACTTTCACTGTTATCCAAGTTGACATACCTTAATCTAGCTCACAATCTCGATAGATTGTCAGAAGAGGAGAATCGTCCCTTGTCAGAAGAGGAGAATCGTCCCTTGTTGAAACTTGAAGCATCAGATCTTGGAAGCCTAGTTCAAAACTTAACTAGTCTCGAAGTACTTTATCTCAGTTTGGTAAACATATCTTCGGCAATTCCTCATTCAATGGCTAACTTATCATCTTTGAAAGCCCTAGCCCTCGTGGGATGTCACCTGCTTGGTGAATTTCCTGTGAGAATTTTCCAACTACCAAACCTAGAAATTCTTAGTGTGAGATACAACCAAGATCTTACTGGATATTTTCCTGAATTTAATCGAAGTAGTCCTCTCATGCTTCTGAAAGTTTCCTATACCAGGTTTTTCGGGAACATACCCTCTTCGTTTGGAAACCTTGATTCACTGCAAAAGTTGGATGTGGCTCAATGCAATTTTTCGGGAGGGTCGGTTCCATCTTCACTTGGGAATCTTAGGAAGCTCACTTAA